The bacterium genomic interval CGCTAATTTATACTTTGACTCGCACAATCCAATGCTTAGCGCGAGGAGGAGTGTAAATGACGAGATTTGCGTTCTTAGAATTAAAAATGATATTTTAGAATTAAACGGCGTTATCATAACAGATATGAATGCGGCAAGGGATTGCTGGTTTAAAACGGTAAAAGAGGGATTACCGTTATTGGATAGGGATGAAATTTATACCATTAACTGGAAGAATACAGATCCAATTAAAGATTATAGGTATGCGGGCATAAAATGCGCAGAGGTTTTGGTCCCAAATTATGTTCCTTCAGGTTATATTTTCGGAGCATATGTAGCCAATGATATTGCTTCAAAAAAATTTTGCAAAATTTCCGATATAAAATGTATAATAAGAAATGACTTATTTTTTTAAAAGGTGATTTATGGAAATTTTAATTGGTGATATTTTTCAATCTAAAGCGCAGACTATTGTAAACACGGTTAACTGCGTAGGAATTATGGGGAAAGGAATTGCCGCTGAATTTAAAAAATTATTCCCTCAGATGTTTACAGATTATGTT includes:
- a CDS encoding DarT ssDNA thymidine ADP-ribosyltransferase family protein; the protein is MENVPSIMEHGILSHNKSKKLQFRDISKEGVQARRAVKKIPGTNKNLHDYANLYFDSHNPMLSARRSVNDEICVLRIKNDILELNGVIITDMNAARDCWFKTVKEGLPLLDRDEIYTINWKNTDPIKDYRYAGIKCAEVLVPNYVPSGYIFGAYVANDIASKKFCKISDIKCIIRNDLFF